The following are encoded in a window of Persephonella sp. genomic DNA:
- a CDS encoding leucyl/phenylalanyl-tRNA--protein transferase → KLVGGLYGVSIGRTFFGESMFHTVSNASKVAFVHLVERLKRWDFDIIDCQQSTPHMARFGAVDISRKKFLDILRYSVEKPSIVGNWNK, encoded by the coding sequence AAAACTTGTTGGAGGTCTTTACGGTGTTAGCATAGGAAGGACATTTTTTGGAGAGTCAATGTTCCATACAGTTTCAAATGCCTCAAAGGTCGCTTTTGTTCATCTTGTTGAGAGATTAAAAAGATGGGATTTTGATATTATTGACTGTCAGCAGTCAACTCCACATATGGCAAGATTTGGTGCTGTAGATATAAGCAGAAAAAAGTTTCTTGATATACTCAGATATTCGGTAGAAAAGCCTTCAATAGTCGGGAACTGGAATAAATGA
- the tkt gene encoding transketolase produces MENIDWLCINTIRVLSLDQIQKAKSGHPGMPLGASPMAYVLWDKFLRHNPKNPNWFNRDRFILSAGHASAMLYSLLYLYGYDLPLEELKRFRQWGSKTPGHPEYGHTPGVEATTGPLGQGFGMGIGMAIAECFLSNYFNRDGFNIVDHYTYAIVSDGDLMEGISSEAAALAGRLKLGKLIYLYDDNRITIDGPTDITWTEDIELRFKAHGWHVITVPDGEDLDAIYGAIKAAQDEKEKPSLIRIRTHIGWHSPKQDDPAVHGAPLSEEEAKETKKALGFPEDKMFYIPEEALKHFRKAVEKGKELEKSWNELFDEYKKRYPELAKEFERFVNGELPEGWDKDLPVYTDTSKKIATRSASGETLNILADKIPNLIGGSADLAHSNKVFLKGKGEFYCDTPSGRNIHFGIREHAMGSAVNGMALHGGIIPFGATFFVFSDYMRASVRLAALMGVHSTFVYTHDSIGVGEDGPTHQPVEHLMSFRVMPDLIVIRPADANETVEAWKIALREKKPVLLVLTRQNVPVLDPEKYPISEGVKKGAYILEDAENPDLILIGTGSEVHVCLGAKDILEKEGIKVRVVSMPSWELFFRQSEDYRKEVLPEDLPKVAVEAGSSLGWKEIVGDKGIVIGMEGFGASAPGGELMERFGFTPENVAQKAKKLLVSR; encoded by the coding sequence ATGGAAAATATTGACTGGCTGTGTATCAATACAATAAGGGTTCTGTCACTTGACCAGATCCAGAAGGCAAAATCAGGACACCCCGGAATGCCTTTAGGCGCTTCTCCAATGGCTTATGTTTTGTGGGATAAATTTTTGAGACATAATCCTAAAAATCCGAACTGGTTTAACAGGGACAGGTTTATTCTTTCTGCGGGACATGCTTCTGCTATGCTTTACTCACTTCTTTATCTTTATGGTTACGATTTACCCCTTGAAGAGCTAAAGAGGTTCAGACAGTGGGGAAGTAAAACACCGGGACACCCTGAGTATGGACACACCCCCGGAGTTGAGGCAACAACAGGACCGTTGGGTCAGGGCTTTGGTATGGGCATTGGAATGGCTATTGCAGAATGTTTCCTTTCAAACTACTTTAACAGAGATGGATTTAATATAGTTGATCACTACACTTACGCAATAGTTTCAGATGGAGATCTTATGGAAGGTATTTCATCTGAGGCTGCTGCCCTTGCCGGCAGGCTGAAGCTTGGCAAACTTATCTACCTTTATGATGATAACCGCATAACAATAGATGGACCAACAGATATAACATGGACAGAGGATATAGAGCTTAGGTTTAAAGCTCATGGCTGGCATGTCATAACAGTTCCTGACGGTGAGGATCTTGATGCCATATACGGGGCGATAAAGGCCGCTCAGGATGAAAAAGAAAAACCATCATTAATTAGGATAAGAACGCATATAGGATGGCATTCGCCAAAACAGGACGATCCTGCTGTCCACGGAGCTCCCCTATCAGAAGAAGAGGCAAAAGAAACAAAAAAAGCCCTTGGATTTCCTGAAGATAAAATGTTTTATATACCTGAAGAAGCCCTAAAACATTTTAGAAAGGCTGTTGAGAAAGGAAAAGAGCTTGAAAAAAGCTGGAATGAGCTTTTTGATGAATACAAAAAAAGGTATCCTGAACTTGCAAAGGAGTTTGAAAGGTTTGTAAATGGAGAACTTCCAGAAGGCTGGGATAAAGATCTTCCTGTTTACACAGATACATCAAAAAAGATAGCAACAAGGTCAGCATCAGGAGAAACACTTAATATTCTTGCAGATAAAATACCAAACCTTATAGGAGGTTCTGCTGATCTTGCCCATTCAAACAAGGTTTTCCTGAAAGGAAAAGGTGAGTTTTACTGTGATACACCTTCAGGGAGAAATATACATTTTGGAATTAGAGAGCATGCTATGGGTTCTGCAGTAAACGGTATGGCTCTCCACGGCGGGATTATACCATTTGGTGCCACATTTTTTGTTTTTTCTGATTACATGAGGGCATCTGTCAGGCTTGCCGCATTGATGGGTGTTCACTCAACATTTGTCTATACACACGACAGCATCGGTGTAGGTGAGGACGGTCCAACACACCAGCCTGTTGAACATCTTATGAGCTTCAGGGTTATGCCTGATCTTATTGTTATAAGACCGGCAGATGCAAATGAGACAGTTGAGGCTTGGAAGATAGCTTTAAGGGAGAAAAAACCTGTTTTACTTGTTTTAACAAGACAGAATGTTCCTGTACTTGATCCAGAGAAGTATCCTATATCAGAAGGTGTTAAAAAAGGTGCCTACATACTTGAAGATGCTGAAAATCCTGATCTTATTTTGATAGGAACAGGCTCTGAAGTTCATGTATGTCTTGGGGCTAAGGATATTCTTGAGAAAGAAGGAATTAAAGTAAGGGTTGTTTCTATGCCTTCCTGGGAGCTTTTCTTTAGACAGTCTGAGGATTACAGAAAGGAAGTTCTTCCTGAGGATCTACCTAAGGTTGCCGTTGAAGCTGGTTCATCTTTAGGGTGGAAAGAAATAGTAGGTGATAAAGGCATTGTTATAGGTATGGAAGGTTTTGGTGCTTCAGCCCCTGGAGGCGAGCTTATGGAAAGGTTTGGCTTCACCCCTGAGAATGTCGCCCAGAAAGCAAAAAAACTT